One Sulfolobus sp. S-194 DNA segment encodes these proteins:
- a CDS encoding thioredoxin domain-containing protein, which yields MNFLSWNQAINENKDLILLFMITSWCETCEEQEKELEIIHNERISLVKEDADERIDLGVRYTPQIYPCISFIHKDSVLGGTYGLIKRDKIQEMINQALDLIDKKGKIVNPPKLSYRLDKFSPQYALNHILKVCEGYFDWKEGGFEKEPKYVSPEVLQLFLRFEDYYHKLMVEVTLDNAIEYLWNEGFYLFSKSIDWKEPYTAKLLDYNAEMTKTLLKAYEVLKEDTYLDYAIKTVDWMVRRREKSGYFINCEFQGRKEDKRPFLNVNANVGDALLQVYKVTDDEKYFEIAKDLEEKLIISHELNKNTTPYLIDIASYLRFLSKIDQSKARKLLGILNDYEGIEAYYDVTLKYAKDNLIGRYYFLYDNSILAETFINLGFLDKAKKIIDSFLGSFGIFTYFNQAKYALILGELYGLFPY from the coding sequence ATGAACTTTCTTTCCTGGAATCAAGCAATTAATGAGAATAAAGATTTAATTTTACTTTTCATGATAACGAGCTGGTGTGAAACTTGTGAAGAACAGGAAAAAGAATTGGAAATTATACATAATGAGAGAATTAGTTTAGTTAAGGAAGACGCTGATGAGAGAATAGATTTAGGAGTCCGTTATACACCCCAGATATATCCTTGCATTAGTTTTATACATAAAGATTCAGTTCTAGGTGGAACTTACGGTTTAATAAAAAGGGATAAAATTCAAGAAATGATTAATCAAGCTTTAGATTTAATTGATAAAAAGGGTAAAATTGTAAATCCGCCAAAATTATCTTACAGACTTGATAAGTTTTCTCCCCAATATGCTTTAAATCACATACTGAAGGTTTGTGAGGGTTATTTCGATTGGAAAGAAGGAGGATTTGAAAAGGAGCCAAAATATGTTTCTCCAGAAGTTTTACAACTATTTTTACGTTTTGAAGATTATTATCACAAATTAATGGTAGAAGTAACATTAGATAACGCTATTGAATATTTGTGGAATGAAGGTTTTTATTTATTCTCTAAGTCTATCGACTGGAAAGAGCCCTATACTGCAAAACTACTAGACTATAATGCTGAAATGACTAAGACACTACTTAAAGCTTATGAGGTTTTAAAAGAGGATACATACTTAGATTACGCTATAAAAACTGTAGATTGGATGGTAAGAAGAAGAGAAAAGTCGGGATATTTCATTAACTGCGAATTTCAAGGGAGGAAAGAAGATAAAAGACCATTTTTAAACGTGAATGCTAATGTGGGTGACGCTTTATTACAAGTCTATAAAGTCACTGATGATGAGAAATATTTTGAAATAGCTAAAGACTTAGAGGAAAAACTGATAATTTCACATGAACTTAATAAAAATACTACCCCATATTTAATAGACATAGCTTCTTATCTTAGATTTTTATCAAAAATTGACCAGAGTAAAGCGAGAAAGTTACTTGGAATTTTGAATGATTATGAAGGAATAGAAGCATATTATGACGTAACACTAAAATATGCTAAGGATAATTTAATTGGACGTTATTATTTTTTATATGATAATTCAATTCTAGCTGAGACATTCATAAATCTGGGTTTTTTGGATAAAGCTAAGAAGATAATTGACTCTTTTCTTGGTTCGTTCGGAATTTTCACTTATTTTAATCAAGCAAAATATGCGTTGATCTTAGGTGAGCTATATGGTTTATTTCCTTACTAA
- a CDS encoding right-handed parallel beta-helix repeat-containing protein has translation MHLRGVLFILFIVILLLNLTSHVSSYEINHSLMIINKKNLVISGISVINGNITIINSSNIIIKDDNIYNSSYFGIFVYDSKNVTIENNHIDQSYYDGISIRKSENVTIENNIIANNSNGNGISVWDNSNYIIIASNILSNNGYGIFILMSSNVTMLNNSIIKTYYYAIYLYQANFIKIVNNTILLSDIGLEVDYGSFIQFEFNVIKNDLVGVYLGDGIGSLNLIDNIIQNSRYFGVLIKYYPNVFNYNKNKFINNTANIFYEFNNTLPEQTNGLVPPITITSKSNISFNYSYLTILLLTIPVIYILLRRRRK, from the coding sequence ATGCATCTAAGAGGAGTGCTTTTCATACTCTTTATTGTTATTCTTTTGTTAAATTTAACTTCTCATGTAAGTTCCTACGAGATAAATCATTCACTCATGATAATTAACAAGAAAAATTTGGTGATCTCTGGGATTAGCGTGATTAACGGAAATATAACCATTATAAATTCCAGTAATATAATTATAAAAGATGATAATATTTACAACAGCTCTTATTTTGGAATATTTGTATATGATTCAAAAAATGTGACTATTGAAAATAATCATATAGACCAGTCTTATTATGATGGTATTTCTATCAGAAAATCAGAAAATGTGACTATTGAAAATAACATTATAGCTAATAATTCTAACGGTAACGGAATATCTGTATGGGATAATAGCAATTATATAATTATAGCTAGCAATATTCTATCAAATAACGGCTATGGAATTTTTATTCTCATGAGTTCTAATGTTACTATGTTAAATAACAGTATAATTAAGACCTATTACTATGCGATTTATCTTTATCAAGCTAACTTCATTAAAATAGTAAATAATACAATCTTGTTATCAGACATAGGATTAGAGGTTGATTATGGAAGTTTTATCCAATTCGAGTTTAATGTTATAAAAAATGATTTGGTAGGTGTTTATTTAGGGGATGGTATTGGAAGTCTTAATCTGATTGATAATATAATTCAAAACTCTCGATACTTCGGTGTACTTATTAAATATTATCCTAACGTGTTTAATTATAATAAAAATAAATTTATAAATAATACAGCAAATATTTTCTATGAATTTAATAATACATTACCAGAGCAAACTAACGGATTAGTACCTCCTATAACAATTACTAGCAAGTCAAACATTTCGTTCAATTATTCGTATCTTACTATCCTTTTATTGACTATACCAGTTATCTATATTTTACTAAGGAGAAGAAGAAAGTAG
- a CDS encoding HypC/HybG/HupF family hydrogenase formation chaperone: MCISLPAKVVQIDGMIAFVDYGNGVIEPVINNADDVKEGDYVVVSYGMIVSKITEKEFKEMIEYEIEMRRLLSSSP, encoded by the coding sequence ATGTGTATAAGTTTACCTGCGAAAGTTGTTCAAATTGATGGAATGATTGCTTTTGTGGATTATGGTAATGGTGTAATAGAACCAGTAATAAATAATGCTGATGATGTAAAAGAAGGAGATTATGTTGTAGTAAGTTACGGGATGATAGTAAGTAAGATTACTGAAAAGGAATTTAAAGAAATGATAGAATATGAGATTGAAATGAGAAGACTACTTTCTTCTTCTCCTTAG
- a CDS encoding nickel-dependent hydrogenase large subunit, which produces MSLYDLEIIDLDVYVSEGKVIKARCSGNKIRGFEKSFIGKDANTFYEIIPRILATCSQSHVYVYIKPHINTKVTELLTALEIVDSHLKHPYAYWFPHLIKNEEYSFPSGTKFRKVSLISRRIKEIMEKIGGKWPHTDYLRKEKEVKFNKEELKDVINFVESEVLGMNIEDFLNVKRLEELRGDLKLLVEKGIDTLSWGFGLRDYLVVGYPFNGNFDFSKIEDKGIEVMYNNKKVEVGPLAQALTFDELVKTYFNKYGPSPLLREIARIKILAKLLNDIKEIDIHTSAFVANGGEFVSFAESIRGSLIHNYEIEGDKIVKYKIIQPTTFIASPGGALESAVLGLPIRNPKEPIELSLTVSSLDTCFITRVNIFENEKIITTKRIGGFC; this is translated from the coding sequence ATGAGTTTATATGATTTAGAGATAATTGACTTAGACGTTTACGTTAGTGAAGGAAAGGTAATTAAAGCCAGATGTTCTGGGAATAAAATAAGAGGTTTTGAAAAATCCTTTATTGGAAAAGACGCAAATACTTTCTATGAAATAATTCCCAGAATCCTAGCTACTTGTAGCCAATCTCACGTTTACGTGTATATAAAGCCTCACATTAACACTAAGGTTACGGAATTACTTACGGCCTTAGAAATAGTAGATAGTCACTTAAAACATCCATATGCCTATTGGTTTCCACACTTAATTAAAAATGAAGAATACTCGTTCCCTTCAGGTACAAAATTTAGAAAAGTAAGCTTAATATCTAGACGAATAAAAGAGATAATGGAAAAAATTGGGGGTAAATGGCCACATACTGATTACTTAAGGAAAGAAAAGGAAGTTAAGTTCAATAAAGAGGAATTGAAAGATGTAATAAATTTTGTTGAAAGTGAAGTTTTAGGAATGAATATTGAGGATTTCTTGAATGTAAAAAGATTGGAGGAACTTAGAGGTGATCTTAAGTTATTAGTTGAAAAGGGAATTGATACACTTAGTTGGGGCTTCGGATTAAGGGACTATTTAGTAGTAGGTTATCCATTTAATGGTAATTTTGATTTTAGTAAAATTGAAGATAAGGGTATTGAAGTAATGTATAATAATAAAAAAGTAGAAGTGGGACCTTTAGCTCAAGCATTAACTTTTGATGAACTAGTAAAAACTTACTTTAATAAATATGGACCTTCACCATTACTTAGAGAAATTGCAAGGATTAAAATTTTAGCAAAACTATTAAATGATATTAAAGAAATCGACATTCATACTAGTGCATTTGTAGCTAATGGGGGAGAATTTGTATCATTTGCAGAATCTATTAGAGGTTCATTAATACATAATTATGAAATTGAAGGGGATAAAATTGTTAAGTATAAGATAATTCAACCAACAACTTTTATAGCTTCTCCAGGAGGAGCGTTAGAAAGTGCAGTATTAGGTTTACCTATAAGAAATCCTAAAGAGCCTATTGAGTTGTCATTAACAGTCTCATCATTAGATACTTGTTTTATAACTAGAGTTAATATATTTGAAAATGAAAAAATTATAACTACAAAAAGAATTGGTGGTTTTTGCTAA
- the hypF gene encoding carbamoyltransferase HypF, with the protein MEYSYRIIISGIVQGVGFRPFIYRIATKANVKGYVRNLGGSEVEVRIEGDKEGIAEFMRLLFSKLPPVAEIEEIKIEESEFESFINFKILTSGNEIRTPSQIPPDFAVCDECMKEVLDPNNPRRYKYAFNSCAYCGPRFSMMYKLPYDRENTSMKYFPLCDDCKHEYYDPNNERRFDAQGISCNRDGPRLYLETIDGEKVNGDPIELAAKIINEGYIVAVKGIGGFHIAANPFDDDVVLKLRERKNRPQQPFAVMALNLDIIEKYTYISSIERGLLTSPQRPIVLLKKKEPYQLSKHISPGLDREGFFLYYTPLHYLLLSNVKNNVLIMTSGNKHGFPMCTNEECVKKKLKDVVDYVLYHNREIVNRVDDSVVRVSAGRTMLLRRSRGYAPTWIKLKRKVKEPIVAVGAELQNVGAIAFDDKVVLTQYIGDTDELENLNELDKALSLLISWYNIKPKVIMADKNPAYQSTYLAHKLAERFSADLVQIQHHYAHILSISADYGYGEGVGIAIDGIGYGDDGNGWGGEIIKFDRERYERKYHLKYVPYVGGDVNALKPERMLALFLSTFMTWDEIRRIVSLGDRELEILEKVSKKSTLFTSSTGRVLDAVSAFLGICKYRTYEGEPAMKLEASARGGKILDSLEIPIVGEEIDTTVIFKWLLENRDKPINDLAITVQYKLGESLVKASLKLNPERIFVSGGAAVNEYILKGIIDNSEGVEVLTPRRIPAGDGGIALGQSYYLTFF; encoded by the coding sequence ATGGAATATAGTTACAGAATTATTATAAGCGGAATTGTTCAAGGAGTGGGTTTTAGACCATTTATCTATAGAATTGCGACTAAGGCTAATGTTAAAGGTTACGTGAGAAATTTGGGCGGAAGTGAGGTAGAAGTACGTATAGAGGGTGATAAAGAGGGAATAGCTGAATTTATGAGATTGCTTTTTTCAAAATTACCACCAGTAGCAGAGATAGAGGAAATTAAGATAGAGGAAAGTGAATTTGAATCATTTATAAATTTTAAAATTCTAACTAGTGGAAATGAAATAAGAACTCCTAGTCAAATACCTCCAGATTTTGCAGTGTGCGATGAATGTATGAAAGAAGTGTTAGATCCTAATAATCCTAGAAGGTATAAGTACGCATTTAATAGCTGTGCATATTGTGGTCCTAGATTTTCTATGATGTATAAATTACCATATGATAGAGAGAACACTTCAATGAAGTATTTCCCATTATGTGATGATTGCAAGCACGAGTATTACGATCCTAATAATGAGAGAAGATTTGATGCTCAAGGAATTAGTTGCAATAGGGATGGTCCACGTTTATATCTTGAAACTATCGATGGAGAAAAAGTTAATGGTGATCCCATAGAACTTGCTGCGAAAATAATAAACGAAGGTTATATAGTAGCTGTTAAGGGGATCGGAGGTTTCCATATTGCCGCAAATCCCTTTGATGATGATGTAGTGCTAAAATTAAGAGAAAGGAAAAATAGGCCTCAACAGCCCTTTGCTGTAATGGCCTTAAATCTAGATATAATTGAAAAATATACTTATATATCGTCTATAGAGAGAGGCTTATTAACATCTCCTCAAAGACCTATAGTTCTTCTTAAGAAAAAAGAACCATATCAGTTGTCTAAACATATCTCACCAGGATTAGATAGAGAAGGATTCTTCCTATATTATACTCCTCTTCATTATTTGTTGTTAAGCAATGTTAAAAATAATGTACTTATTATGACCAGTGGGAATAAACATGGTTTTCCTATGTGTACAAATGAGGAATGTGTAAAAAAGAAACTTAAAGACGTTGTGGATTACGTTCTTTATCACAATAGAGAAATTGTAAATAGAGTAGATGATAGTGTTGTTCGTGTATCTGCAGGTAGAACAATGTTGCTAAGAAGAAGTAGAGGCTATGCCCCAACATGGATAAAGCTGAAAAGGAAAGTTAAAGAGCCTATAGTTGCAGTTGGGGCTGAGTTACAAAATGTTGGTGCGATAGCCTTTGATGATAAAGTAGTCTTAACTCAATATATCGGAGATACTGATGAGCTAGAAAATTTAAATGAACTTGATAAAGCCCTTTCTCTTTTAATTTCATGGTATAACATTAAGCCTAAAGTAATTATGGCTGATAAAAACCCAGCTTATCAGAGTACTTACTTAGCTCATAAGTTAGCTGAAAGATTTTCAGCAGATTTAGTACAGATTCAACATCATTATGCTCACATATTAAGTATTTCTGCTGATTATGGTTATGGAGAAGGAGTTGGAATTGCTATTGATGGCATAGGTTATGGTGATGATGGAAATGGTTGGGGAGGTGAGATAATTAAATTTGATAGGGAAAGATATGAGAGAAAATATCATTTAAAATATGTTCCTTATGTAGGTGGTGATGTAAATGCTCTTAAACCAGAAAGAATGTTAGCACTATTCTTATCAACTTTTATGACTTGGGATGAAATTAGGAGAATTGTTAGTTTAGGTGATAGGGAATTAGAAATTCTTGAAAAAGTTAGTAAGAAATCAACATTATTTACATCAAGTACTGGTAGAGTTTTAGATGCTGTATCAGCATTTTTAGGAATATGTAAATATAGGACTTATGAAGGAGAACCTGCAATGAAACTCGAGGCTTCTGCTAGAGGAGGAAAGATTTTAGATAGCCTTGAAATACCGATTGTTGGAGAGGAAATAGATACTACAGTAATATTTAAATGGCTCTTAGAAAATAGGGATAAGCCTATAAATGACTTGGCAATCACTGTCCAATACAAGCTAGGTGAGAGCTTAGTTAAAGCTTCTCTTAAACTAAACCCAGAAAGAATTTTCGTATCTGGTGGTGCGGCTGTAAATGAGTATATTCTTAAAGGGATTATAGATAATTCTGAAGGAGTAGAAGTGCTAACTCCAAGAAGGATTCCAGCTGGAGATGGAGGGATAGCCTTAGGGCAATCGTACTATCTTACCTTCTTTTAG
- a CDS encoding helix-turn-helix domain-containing protein, which translates to MEECCFREDQELCIFYSSRLLELIMKKYTYAILVVLDKYGKLRFNEIQRKILGLTQRTLSIRLKELEKVKLIKRVVEPSEPVKVYYAITTEGKAVKNAMQILVSLANLLDNNKDAYLC; encoded by the coding sequence ATGGAGGAATGTTGCTTTAGAGAAGATCAAGAATTATGCATCTTTTATTCCTCTAGACTTTTAGAATTAATAATGAAAAAATACACATATGCTATCCTAGTAGTTTTAGATAAATATGGAAAATTAAGATTTAATGAAATACAGAGAAAAATTCTAGGTTTAACACAAAGAACTCTATCTATAAGATTAAAAGAGCTAGAAAAAGTGAAGTTAATAAAACGAGTCGTAGAACCGTCAGAACCAGTAAAGGTATATTACGCTATAACTACTGAAGGTAAGGCAGTCAAAAATGCAATGCAAATTTTAGTTAGTCTAGCTAATTTATTAGATAATAATAAGGATGCTTACTTATGTTGA
- a CDS encoding nickel-dependent hydrogenase large subunit, which translates to MSSKIISPFNRVEGDLDVEVKFERNKVIDAKIISRLFRGIEIILKGKNPLDALVITPRVCGICGASHLYASASALDMIYNAEVPINAIRLRNVLSMAETCQNDLRHTYFMFLIDVLNNKYHDYANFEEVIRRWAPIQGSSYKECFKWSKKYTEVYAIFGGQWPHGSAIIPGGITADPLPNEIQRAISILLDLKKNYLEKVILGGPINQFLDTVKSYNDLLQWAEDYKEGDLAKILEFGLEANWHKLGYGSGIMLSYGHLPTEEYVGTPSKKYFKPGIYFAKEKEYREFDQRNVLEFVNSSYYTYSKGDQTGLHPFEGETNPNLDEKNKKKYSLTKCFRYKLDGKLIAPEAGALAMLSVTGNPLILDLIDKIGPSVLSRVVARLVRVLIYNELMLQELNNFEFGKPTYKKPSEVKEGMGYGLVEAPRGALGHWVVVKNEKILNYQIVTPTQINMSPEDPLGNKSHMALALIGTEVSDVNNPIEVHHIVRSHDACMVCNVHMLKLI; encoded by the coding sequence TTGAGTAGCAAAATAATTTCTCCGTTTAATAGAGTTGAAGGAGATTTAGATGTTGAAGTAAAATTTGAGAGAAATAAAGTTATTGATGCTAAAATTATCTCAAGATTGTTTAGAGGAATAGAAATAATTCTTAAAGGTAAGAATCCTTTAGATGCTTTAGTTATTACTCCTAGAGTTTGTGGTATTTGTGGTGCTTCTCATTTATATGCATCAGCTTCAGCTCTTGACATGATTTATAATGCTGAAGTTCCAATTAACGCAATAAGGTTAAGAAATGTACTAAGTATGGCAGAGACTTGTCAGAATGATCTTAGACATACTTATTTTATGTTTTTGATTGATGTTCTAAATAATAAATACCATGATTATGCAAATTTTGAAGAAGTTATTAGAAGATGGGCCCCTATTCAAGGTTCGTCTTATAAAGAATGTTTTAAATGGTCGAAAAAATATACTGAGGTTTATGCTATATTTGGTGGCCAGTGGCCTCACGGTTCAGCTATTATTCCCGGTGGTATAACAGCTGACCCTTTACCAAATGAAATTCAAAGGGCTATTTCCATACTATTAGATTTAAAGAAGAATTATCTAGAAAAGGTAATTTTAGGAGGTCCTATAAATCAATTCTTAGATACCGTTAAAAGCTATAATGATTTACTGCAATGGGCTGAAGATTATAAAGAGGGAGATTTGGCTAAAATACTGGAGTTTGGATTAGAAGCCAATTGGCATAAATTAGGTTATGGTTCTGGAATAATGTTAAGTTATGGTCACTTACCAACTGAGGAATATGTTGGGACTCCAAGTAAGAAGTACTTTAAACCTGGAATTTATTTTGCAAAAGAGAAAGAGTATAGAGAGTTTGATCAGCGTAATGTTCTTGAGTTCGTAAACTCTTCTTATTATACTTACAGTAAGGGGGATCAAACGGGCTTACACCCATTTGAGGGTGAGACGAATCCTAATCTAGATGAGAAGAATAAAAAGAAATATTCATTAACGAAGTGCTTTAGATATAAACTAGATGGTAAACTTATAGCTCCAGAAGCTGGTGCTTTAGCGATGTTAAGTGTGACTGGTAATCCACTAATTTTAGATCTTATAGACAAGATAGGACCTAGTGTTCTTTCTAGAGTTGTTGCTAGATTAGTTAGAGTTTTAATTTATAACGAGTTAATGCTTCAAGAACTAAATAATTTTGAGTTCGGTAAACCTACATACAAGAAGCCTTCAGAGGTTAAGGAAGGTATGGGTTATGGTTTAGTTGAAGCACCTAGGGGTGCTTTAGGACATTGGGTTGTAGTAAAGAACGAGAAAATATTGAATTACCAAATTGTGACTCCTACACAAATTAATATGAGCCCGGAAGATCCTTTAGGTAATAAGAGTCATATGGCATTAGCATTAATAGGTACTGAAGTTTCTGATGTTAATAATCCTATTGAAGTTCATCATATAGTTAGGAGTCATGATGCATGTATGGTATGTAATGTTCACATGTTAAAGCTTATTTAG
- a CDS encoding hydrogenase: MKTILWLQGGACGGNTLSFLNAESPDVLEFFSYYDIKLLWHPSLSLETGDKVRELLNNIVNMKINLDIFIFEGTVVLGPNGSGKFNMFAGRPMKDWVNEISKVANYVIAVGDCASFGGVPASDPNPTESTGLQFHKKEKGGFLGKDFRSRKNLPVINIPGCPAHPEWIITTLSMIINDKLTEEDLDEYQRLKIIYNTTTQFGCPRNIYFSYKVALKEFGHREGCLYFDLGCKGSYTRSPCNVILWNKQSSKTRVGTPCFGCTEFDFPTFNFFVTEKNRSGIPKRLPLGVSRGAYTTLSAIARASAPEFLVKPLIKKKEDRGNWLE; this comes from the coding sequence ATGAAAACAATTTTATGGCTTCAGGGCGGTGCTTGTGGTGGCAACACTCTCTCATTCCTAAACGCGGAGAGTCCTGATGTACTAGAATTCTTCAGCTATTATGATATAAAACTATTGTGGCATCCCTCCTTATCCCTAGAGACTGGTGACAAAGTAAGAGAATTATTAAATAATATAGTCAACATGAAAATTAATCTAGATATATTCATCTTTGAGGGTACTGTGGTTTTGGGTCCTAATGGTTCTGGAAAATTTAATATGTTTGCTGGTAGACCAATGAAAGACTGGGTTAATGAAATATCTAAAGTTGCTAATTATGTCATAGCTGTGGGAGATTGTGCTAGTTTTGGAGGAGTTCCAGCTTCAGACCCAAATCCCACAGAATCTACCGGGCTACAATTTCATAAAAAAGAAAAGGGAGGATTTCTTGGTAAGGATTTTAGATCTAGAAAAAATTTACCTGTAATAAATATCCCTGGCTGTCCAGCTCACCCTGAATGGATCATTACAACTCTTTCCATGATTATTAATGATAAATTGACAGAAGAAGATCTGGATGAATATCAGAGATTAAAAATTATCTATAATACAACAACGCAATTTGGCTGTCCTAGGAACATATATTTCTCTTATAAGGTGGCTCTTAAGGAATTTGGTCATAGGGAAGGATGCTTATATTTTGATTTAGGTTGTAAAGGTTCATATACTAGGAGTCCTTGTAATGTTATCTTATGGAACAAGCAAAGTAGCAAAACTAGGGTTGGTACACCATGTTTTGGATGTACTGAATTTGATTTCCCAACATTTAACTTCTTTGTTACAGAGAAAAACAGAAGTGGGATACCGAAGAGATTACCACTTGGCGTTAGCAGAGGTGCTTATACAACACTTTCAGCAATAGCTAGAGCTTCAGCACCAGAATTTTTAGTAAAGCCACTTATAAAGAAAAAAGAAGATAGAGGTAATTGGCTTGAGTAG
- the hypE gene encoding hydrogenase expression/formation protein HypE: MSDPKSVVTLLHGAGGAYMHNLIKEYFLQLYDGFGEVGLDALDDAAVINGVVFTTDSYTVRPIFFKGGDIGRLAVSGTVNDIAMMGGDPIALSLAIVMEEGFPKSDLAKIVESIKKTAEEAGVHIVTGDTKVMEKNALDKIVINTSGIGVASEELKHNFNVLRKSRTVKHEWLVPMNIRDGDKIIVSGTIGDHAIAILSSREGVGFESNIQSDVAPLNKMMKTILEVGGVADAKDPTRGGLADLLNDWAEKSGLGIYIRESEIPVKEEVSSAIEFLGLDLLELGNEGKAVLAVSPEMARDILETLRSTPWGKDANIIGEVRKDTEGVILETVIGGKRLVTRPTGDPVPRIC; this comes from the coding sequence ATGAGTGATCCTAAAAGTGTAGTAACTTTGCTTCACGGAGCTGGAGGAGCTTATATGCACAATCTCATTAAAGAGTACTTTCTTCAACTATATGACGGTTTTGGAGAAGTTGGGCTAGATGCTTTAGATGATGCGGCTGTTATAAATGGAGTTGTATTTACTACTGATTCCTATACTGTAAGACCTATATTTTTCAAAGGAGGAGATATTGGAAGATTGGCAGTCAGTGGAACTGTAAATGACATTGCTATGATGGGGGGAGATCCAATAGCCTTAAGCCTAGCAATAGTAATGGAAGAAGGTTTCCCAAAATCAGACTTAGCCAAAATAGTGGAAAGTATAAAGAAAACTGCTGAAGAAGCTGGTGTGCATATAGTTACTGGTGATACGAAAGTTATGGAAAAAAATGCGTTAGATAAAATTGTTATAAATACATCTGGGATTGGTGTAGCATCGGAAGAACTAAAACATAACTTTAATGTGTTAAGAAAAAGTAGGACTGTTAAACATGAGTGGCTAGTCCCAATGAATATTAGAGATGGGGATAAGATAATAGTTTCTGGAACTATAGGAGATCATGCAATAGCGATTCTATCATCTAGGGAAGGCGTAGGTTTTGAGTCAAATATTCAATCTGATGTAGCACCACTAAATAAAATGATGAAAACTATTCTAGAAGTTGGCGGAGTAGCTGATGCGAAAGATCCTACTAGAGGTGGATTAGCAGATTTATTAAATGATTGGGCTGAAAAATCAGGTTTAGGTATTTATATTAGAGAAAGTGAGATACCGGTAAAAGAAGAAGTTAGTAGTGCTATAGAATTCCTCGGATTAGATTTACTTGAATTAGGAAATGAGGGAAAAGCTGTCCTTGCTGTCTCGCCGGAAATGGCTAGAGATATTTTAGAAACTCTCCGTAGTACACCATGGGGTAAAGATGCAAATATTATAGGAGAAGTTAGGAAGGATACTGAGGGAGTAATATTAGAAACCGTAATTGGAGGTAAAAGATTAGTAACTAGACCTACTGGCGATCCAGTACCCAGAATTTGTTAA
- a CDS encoding HypC/HybG/HupF family hydrogenase formation chaperone, with product MCVAYPGKIIEINGEFAKVDFGAGTIRDNILISLVNAKVGDYVLVHAGYAIQVVDEEEAKKTIEMWEEMTKELDEEQKKKDLYEAIGSGINE from the coding sequence ATGTGCGTAGCTTATCCAGGTAAAATAATAGAAATTAACGGGGAGTTTGCTAAAGTAGATTTTGGGGCAGGTACAATTAGAGATAATATACTAATAAGTTTAGTTAATGCTAAAGTTGGTGATTATGTTTTAGTCCATGCTGGTTACGCTATACAAGTAGTAGATGAAGAGGAGGCTAAAAAAACTATTGAAATGTGGGAAGAAATGACAAAAGAATTAGATGAGGAACAGAAAAAGAAAGATCTTTACGAAGCTATAGGGAGTGGTATAAATGAGTGA